The genomic interval GAAAGTGCTGGGGCACCGCATAATAAGTTCGCGAATTTATGTGACACAGCACTAGAGAACCCGTCTCAATTGAGAGAGATTCGTAAAAAGACTCCCTGAGAATCCGCGCAGGGATTCTTTTTTGCTTTGTCTTCCTTTTCGCGTGGCAGCGTGGTAATCTACATCTAACTTTTGCCCTCTGGGCGTGTCCAAGAGAAATGCCGGTCTTGTGCATCTTTCCCGGAGGGCCGGAAGGTGAAAGATGCTGCTCTACTGGCAGTATATACCTGGAGGTGAACAAATGAACGAGATTGAAAGCGAAGTTCAGAAGGAGCCATCATTCCCATCCAGAGTCCTCAGAGTGTTCTATTCCCCAAGGAAAGTCTTCGAGTCTCTTGACAGAAGACCTGAGTGGATCTGGGCTGCGCTTCTTGGACTGGTGATCTCGCTCGCGCTGACATTCATCCTTCTGCCCAGAGTCTTTCTTCCCGAGCACCTCGCAGCATTAAGGGACAATCCCGACATAACTCCGGAAAGACTCTCTGCCGTCGAGGAAAGATTTCAGGGCATGCTTCCAACTATCATGGGTCTCGCATCTGCTCTTTTCGGCTTCCTTGTCGGTCTTTTCGGAAAATCGCTTGTCATCTTTGTGGCTGCCCTGGCATTCCTCTCGGCCCGCGCCCCATTCACAAAGGTACTCTCGGTGATGGCATACAGCGGCTTCATAGGACTGCTTTCTTACGCCCTGAAAACCCCACTGATGGTCGCAAAAGGTACTAGAAACATCGAAACAAGCCTGGCGGTTTTTGTGAGTCCGGATGAGGGAAGCAAGGTCGTTCGCGGCCTTCTGGGAAGCTTCGACGTCTTCGCGATATGGGAGCTTGCGATAGTATCAATTGGCATCGGAGTGATATTCAAAGTGACCGGCAAGAAAGCCGCAATGATGGTGGTCCCCATCTGGATAGTGTGGAGAGTTCTTGTTTCCTTTCTGGGCAGCTTCGCAGGCAGAACCTAAGAGATCTGAAACATTCTGGTTTCTTGTCACGTAAAGATTAGTTGTTGCGTTGCAGTCAGGTGGGGTTTGGAAGACTCAATTGCATGGGGGAAAAGATGACGAGATTCTGCTCCGCGTTTCTGGTTTCTCTGTTCCTTCTTTGCGGTACTACTTTTCCTATTTTCGGCGCTGACGCAAAGCCGGTTCCGCTTGGGAAGCTCTCTGTTGAGGATTGCGTGAAGATCGCCCTTGAACGGAGCCCAACCGTTGCGGTTGCAAAGGCACAGACTCTCCAGTCTCGGGGGGCGCTGAATGCTGCAATGTCCGGGGTCCTTCCGAGAGTCAGTGCGTCAGTAGGTTATACTACGACGACTAATGCAATCGAAAGATACAGTTTCAGCTCAGGGAGGTTCACCAAGACAAGCTCAATTTACGGTGCCGGATCTCAAGCCAGGCTGAGCCTTCTCGATAGAGCTACCTGGACAAGGGTCGGAGCGGCACGTGAAGAGGCCCGTGCATCGAGGGAATCGCAGGCTTCAAGTGAAGCGGATGTGGCATTCCAGGTGAGGAGCAAGTACTACGACCTCGTGAGAGCGAGAAAGCTCCTCGAAGTGGCAAGAGAGGCACTGAGGCTGAGTCTTGATCAGCTGAGAAGGTCCGAGAGTCTGTATTCTCTCGGCTCTGTCACGAAAGGAGATGTCCTCAAGGCAAAGGTCAGCGTGGCAGAAAGTGAGCTGGGCGTGATCGGGGCAGAGAACAGGGCACAGCTTGAGATTGTCAGACTTGCCGCACTGATGGGACTTCTGCCCGACCAGTCGTTCGAAGTTGATGAAACGCTGGAGGAGTCTCCAGTCTCGATAGATTCTTCGGCGGTCTTCAGTGCAGCCATGAAAGAAAGGCCTGACCTGAAGGAAGCGCGCCACAGACTCAAAGCGTCAAACCTGAACCTGGGAACTGCCGGCGCAGGACGGCTTCCGTCTCTCTCGCTGACTGCGGGATACAGCTCCTATGTTTCTGGTATGCCGCACGGCTTCAACCAATTCGTTTTTGGAAACACCAAGGATGCTACGACCGGCGTTGATCTAAAGAACTATAGTTGGGATGTGGGGCTTGAAGTCAGCATCCCCATTTTTGACGGGCTGCTCACCAGAGGAAACACACAGCAAGCGCGGGCACAACACGTGGCAGCAAAGGAGAGCTTGAGGCAGCTTGAGCTCAATGCGCAGCTTGAAGTGAAGGAAGCCATCCTCGCCTTGAAAGAGGCCAGGGAGAAGCTGGTGTCCTCAAAGGAAGGTCTTCTCTCTGCAGAGGAAAGCTACAAGCTTTCGAAGGAGAAATATGATGTCGGGTCAGGGACTATGCTTGAGCTGATAGACTCAGAAGTTGGACTTGCCAGGGCAAGGAGTTCCTATGTTGATGCGTTGAGCTCGGTGAAAGTGGCCCAGGCTATGATCGTCAGGGCAAGTGGAAGGAAATACTGAAAATGAAGAAGAAGATCCTGATTATTGCTGCTGCCGTGATTGTGATTCTGGTGTTTGTTGTAGCCAACCTGAAGAGGAGTTCAGGCAAGACTATTGATGTTCAGACAACGACCGTCAAGCGAGGCGAGATCACGCAATTGGTGAGGGCATCCGGAAGCGTTGAGCCGCGAACGATTGTGAAACTCAGCGCTAGTGTCCCCGGGCAGGTGACAAAAATTCATGTGAAAGAAGGAGATTCGGTAACAAAGGGACAGCTTCTTCTCAAGCTTGATGACACGCAATACCGGTCACAACTCAACAGCGGCGAGGCAGAACTGCAGTCTGCGGAAGCAAGTCTGAGACTATCTGCTGCGAATCTGGAGAGGTCGAGACAGGCTCTTGAAAGGAAAAAGGCACTTTCAGAAAGATCGCTTGTTTCCCCCGAAGAGCTTGAGGCCATTCAGACACAGTTCAATGTTGACAAGGCACAGAAGGACGTTGCTGAAGAAAGGGTCAGTCAGGCAAAAGCCAACCTGAGAGCTGCCAGGGACTATCTTGACAAGACGGTCTTCACCTCTCCGATCGATGGAGTCATTTCCCAGCTCAATATCGAAGAGGGAGAGATTGCCATAACCGGGACTATGAATAACCCCGGGACGGTGATGCTGACGGTAGCCGACCTCTCCGTGATGGAAGTGAAGGCCGATGTTGATGAGACCGATGTTGTGCACGTGACGAACGGACAGCCGGTTAAGATTACCGTGGATGCAATCAGAGACACGACGTTCAAGGGAACTGTTACCGAAGTTGCAAGCACTGCAAAGGTTTCGGGATTCGGGACCGAGAGGGAAGAAGTGAACTTCGAGGTGACAGTCGAAGTGACTGACAAGGTCCCGCAGCTCAGACCCGGCATGACCGCTGATGTCGAAATTACCACGGGCGTTGCGAAGAACGTTCTTTCAGTCCCGATACAGGCGGTCGTCGTGAAAACCAAGAAGGACATAGAAAGCGAGAAGGCAGCGCTTGAGAAAGTGAAATCTAAGAAGAAGGCAAAGAACCCCAAAAAGTCCGATGAGACGGATAAGGATAAAGAGAAGGACAAAGAGATAAACGGCGTCTTTGTGGTTGAAAAGGGGATTGCCAAGTTCCATGAGGTGAAGACTCTGCTCTCAGGGGATACGAACATTGAAGTCGCCGGCAGCATCAAGGAAGGGGACAAAATCATCTCGGGACCTTTTAAGACCCTCAGGAATCTGAAGGAAGGCGCGAAGGTCAAAGAGGCAGGCGAAGGAAAGAAGAAAGAGAAGAAGAGTTAGGAGGCCGGCTTGCTAATCGAGCTCAACGACATAGTGAAAACCTACAAGGTGGGTGCCGAGGAGGTGCACGCCTTGAGGGGTATCAGCATCAGTTTTGAGAAGAACGAGTACCTGGCGATAATGGGTCCTTCCGGCTCGGGGAAATCGACTCTGATGAATCTGATTGGATGCCTTGATACGCCGACTTCGGGAACTTATAAGCTGGCCGGAAGCGAAGTAAGCAAGTATGGAGACGACGACCTGGCCAGGATAAGAAACCGGGAGATAGGGTTTGTCTTCCAGACATTTAATCTTCTTCCGAGGGCCACTGCTCTTCACAACGTCGAGCTTCCTCTTATCTACAGCGGAGTTCCTACGCAGGAGAGACGGGAAAGGGCGAGAAAATCGCTTGAGATTGTCGGACTGGGGGGCAGGACTCATCACAGGCCGAACGAGCTTTCAGGAGGAGAAAGGCAAAGAGTCGCCATAGCCAGAGCGATTGTGAACAAACCGTCCATCATCCTTGCCGATGAGCCCACAGGAAATCTTGACTCCAAGATTGGCTCGGAAATCATGGATGTCTTTCGGGAAATCTGTAACGCGGGAAATACAATAGTCCTCGTGACTCATGAAGAATACATCGCGAAGCATGCCGGGCGAATTGTGAGACTGATGGACGGCCAAATCGAGTCGGATGAGCGAAATTGAATCTCTTCAGTGATTGCGGAGCTGCTCCGCATGATGGCGCAGGGCACCTTCCTTAGAGAGAAGCAACCTTGAGACTCACAGAAAGCATTTCTCTCGCTTTTGGCTCCCTTCGAGCAAACAAACTCCGGTCATTCCTCACCATCCTTGGCAACATAATCGGAGTCATGTCAGTAATTGCGGTCGTCTCGATAATCAACGGAATGAATAAGTACGTGTCCGAGAAAATCGCAGCCCAGGGGTCAAATGTCCTGTACATCGATAAGTTCGGCATGATCACCAGCGACGAGGAGTGGCAGGAGGCAGTGAAAAGGAAAGACATACTTCTCGAAGATGAAAAGGCGCTGGCGAGCTTCATGAAATCTGCTGTCGCTGTGACCGGGCAGGTTTACGCACGGAAGACCACGAAGAGCAGAAACCAATCGGCTTCCCGGATCGAGATCAAAGGCATGACTGAGGGATATTTCGAAACCGAGACCTACGACCTCGAAGACGGACGGCACTTGGACGAGTCCGACGTGAATCACAAGAGGCCGTTTGCAGTTCTCGGATACGGCGTGGCCGAGAAACTCTTTCCCGGGATCGATCCTCTTGGGAAAGAAATCAGAGTGGGAAGAAACTACCTCAAGGTAATCGGAACGATAGAGAAGAAAGGGAGCCTCCTGGGAATGAGCCAGGACAACTTCGTCATCATTCCGATAACCACCTTTCAGAAGTTTTTCGGGGAAAGGCAATCAGTGACAATCTTGGTGAAAACGAAGAGCGCCGAGCTCATGAAGAAGGCTGAGGATGAAGCGAGATTTCTCTTGAGGATGAGGAGAAAGATCCCGTTTACAAAACCCGATGATTTCGCGATTCTGACTGCCGACACATTCATGAACCTCTACAAGAACTTCACATCGACGGCATTCATAGTCATGGTTGGCGTTGCGTCACTCTCCCTCATTGTCGGCGGAATAGTGATAATGAACATCATGCTTGTCACAGTCACGGAAAGAACGAGAGAGATTGGCATAAGAAAGGCGGTCGGTGCAAGGGCACGGGACGTCCTGCAGCAGTTCCTGGTCGAGGCCGTTGCACTTTCCACGGTGGGCGGAATAATAGGCATACTACTGGGGATAGTGATTGCCAAGACGGTCTCCAGTCTGACGCCTCTTCCTTCATCTGTGCGGTTGTGGTCAGTACTGGCAGGGCTCCTGGTCTCTTCTTCCGTAGGCATCTTCTTCGGAATCTATCCGGCAAGAAGGGCTGCCCAGCAGGACACGATTGTAGCCCTGCGGTACGAATAGATGGCGGCTTTTGAAGCAGAACGGTTATCGCGGATTGATAGGGAGGCATAGACACAGTGCCGTTGTATCTTGACGAAACAGTTGAAGCAACGAAGATGGCCATCTCTGCCCTCAGGGCAAACAAGATGCGCTCATTTCTGACTATTCTTGGAGTGATCATCGGTGTCACAACCGTGATGGGGATGGTCTCACTCATCGAAGGGCTGAACAAGGGCATGATGAGGCAGCTCGCGTCACTGGGCTCGGACACGATACACATCAGGAAGTTCAAGCCCGGTGTCTTCGTGGGGGAGTTTCCCGACAGTCTGAGACATAGAAAGGCGTTTACCGAAGAAGACGTCAAAGCTGTGATGAGCTTCTGCCCATCCGTCAAGGAGGTGGCGCCTCTCAACTTCACAGAGGCGAAACTCAAATACGGCAGCAATGAGACAAGGACCATGTTCATTATCGGCTCAGCGCCGGCGCTCTCGGTGACAAACGAGCTTTCCGTCTCGCAGGGAAGATTCTTCACGGAGACCGAAGTCGATCACAGGGCACAGGTCTGTGTCCTGGGCCAGGACATTCTCTCGACACTCTTCCCGCACGCCAATGCTGTGGGTAAGCTCATACGAATCGGAAATGCGCCTTATACGGTTGTGGGCGAGCTCGAGACGATGGGGAAGTTCCTGGGCCAGACAAGAGATGACATGGTGGTCGTGCCGTATACGACACTCTTCAAGAAGTACGGGAAAGATATTGACCTTTACATGAACGCAAAGCCCACGAGTCCCGACAAGCTTGATGCTGCAATTGATGAGATTACCGAACTCCTCAGACGGAGAAGGGGAATACCAAGCAACAAGTCCGAGGATTTCGGCATATTCACGAATGAGACTCTCATGGACCTATATCACAAGATTACGGGAGCATTCTATCTTGTGATGATTGTCATCTCATCAATCGGACTCCTTGTCGGCGGGATCGGGGTCATGAACATTATGCTCGTGTCGGTCCGGGAAAGGACACGGGAAATAGGTCTGAGAAAGGCCATCGGGGCAAGGAAAAAGGACATCCTGTGGCAGTTTCTTGTAGAGGCGGGGACGCTCACTGGGACCGGGGGCATACTTGGAATAATCATCGGTCTCTCAATCGGGAAACTCATCGATCTCGCTACGCCTCTTCCTTCTGCGGTTCCTCTCTGGGCGATCATCCTCGGATTCTCGTTCTCGGTCGGGGTAGGCATGTTCTTCGGAATCTACCCGGCAGTCAAGGCCGCCTCACTCGATCCAGTCGAAGCCCTGCGCTACGAATAATTCGGGGACACATCACCTAATTCAGCGGCGCAAATAACGCGAATCACGGGGTACCAGAAGTCCATAGTGGCGAATGAGCGTTTCGCTGGCTCCGCTCCGGGATGACCCATCTAGGGCTCGCCAGGCGGGGAGTCCTTGCCCCTCCCAGCCTCTTAAGGGCTGGGTATCCCCACCTTGCTCGCCAAGATGGGTGTCCCATCCCTCCCGCGAAAGCCATCTCACGGCTCATCGCCACGACAACTCGACTTGTCCCTGTGGCGTCGCCAACCCGCCCGAGAACAGATGACTCAAATCTGGATTTGCGATATACTCCGTTCCCTATGAAACGCAAAGTCATTTCTGCCTTCGTTCTGCTTATTGCTCTGCTTCAAGCGGCGGGCTGTGGGAGGGAAAAGTTCTCCGGAAAGCCGGCTGCCTCTACCCTTGACGCTATTCTGAGAGCGCGCAAGATAAAGGTTGGAACGAATCCCGGCTACAAGCCATTCGAAATGATTGACAAAGATGGAAAGGTGGTCGGCTTCGATATTGATGTGGCAAAATTCATAGCCGACAAACTCGGTGTCGAGCTTGAAGTGGTCGTGACCGACTGGGATCCAGCAATATCGAATCTGAATGCCGGGAAGTTCGATGTCATAATTTCGGGCATGACGAGAACGCTCGAAAGAGCCCTTGCCTGCAACTTCACAGACCCTTACTTCAAGACCGGGCAGGCACTCATCGTGAACAAGAAAAAGTATCCGCCCGGCACAATCAAGAGCCACAAGTTTTTCAATCGCAGGGGAGTAGTCATTTCAACAAAATTGGGGACGACCGGGGAGATTGCGGCAAGGAAGGAATTTCCGCTCGCAGAGATAAAGACGTTTGAAGATGAAAGCGAAGCCGCTCTTGAGGTGGACACAGGAAGAGCAGAAATTATGGTCTATGATCAACCATTCTGCGCATTTCATGCAGGAGAAGTCCCTGAAAAGGTCTATGCCGTTCTTGAACCATTCACCTCAGAGTATCTCGCCTTTGCGCTGAGAAAAGGGGACCCGGATTTTCTTTCATGGCTCAATCTTGCGATATTTGAGATCCACTCAAGCGGGGTTTACGATAGTCTCTTTAACAAGTGGTTCGTCGAGATGCCGTGGATTGAAAGGGTCAAGTGAAAATGAGTTGTCCGTCTTTTCAATTGATGCAATAGAGACCCCAGATGGGTTACCCCTGGCACTGGGAGCAAATCCCTCCCTACCTTCCGTTATTCATCACCGCCCTGGGCAGGACCCTTCTCATTTCTCTCTGGTCAATCATATTCGGAACCGCCCTTGGCCTCGTAATCGGGGTTATGAGAGTTCAAAGGAAGGGTGTATTTGCCTCAGCGTCGCTTGCCTATGTGGAAGTGATGAGAAACATTCCTCTCATGCTCGTAATCTTTCTCACCTATTTCGGAGTTGGATACATCTACCCGATGTCGGGACTCTGGGCGTCAATAATCAGTCTCTCAATCTTTGAAGCGGCATACATAGCAGAGATAGTAAGGGCGGGGATACAGTCGATAGAGAAGGGACAGCTTGAGGCGTCGAGGTCCCTTGGCATGAGTTACTTTCAGAGCTTGAGGTTTGTTGTTCTTCCGCAAGCAGTACGGAGAATAATCCCGCCGCTCACCGGACAGTTTGTTTCCCTTATCAAAGATTCGTCGCTGGCTTCCCTTGTTTCTTACCAGGAGCTCATGCTCGTTGGGAGACAGATAAATTCAAGGATATTCCGGCCATTTGAGGTTTTTCTCACAATCGGAGTGCTCTACTTCTCGATATGTTTTCTGCTTTCCTTGCTCTCAAGGTATGAAGAGAGAAGGCTTGCTATTTCGGAGTGACCAGAGAGAATCGCAATCCCGAGGAGACATGACTGAAGCTGCGATAGTCGAATTGCGAAACGTGTCAAAGAGCTTTAGCAGAAGCGTGCACGCTCTCGTCGATGTCAATCTCTCTGTGATTCCGCGTGAAGTGCTCGTGATCATAGGGCCGAGCGGTTCAGGCAAGAGCACACTTCTCCGCTGCATCAACGGTCTCGAAAAGGTAGATGCCGGCTCCGTGGTCGTTGACGGTATCACTCTTGATGAATCCAAGGTCAATATGAACAAGGTCCGGGAAGAAGTTGGGATGGTGTTTCAGCAGTTCAATCTCTTCCCTCACATGACGGTCAGGGATAATATTGTCATGCCGCAGGTTGTAGTGAGAAAGAGGACGAAGGAAGAGGCAACAGAGACCGCGCAGAGACTGCTCGACAAAGTCGGAATTCCCGAGAAGCTCTTGAGCTATCCCGGACAACTCTCCGGCGGGCAGAAACAGAGGGTTGCAATTGCCAGAGCGCTTGCGATGCAGCCCAAGGTGATGCTCTTTGATGAACCTACCTCGGCTCTTGATCCGGAGGTAACGAAGGAAGTCCTCGACACAATGAAGCAGCTCGCGCGCGATGGGATGACAATGATTGTTGTGTCGCACGAAATGGGATTTGCCAAAGAGGTGAGCCACAGGATAGCATTTATGGACGAAGGGAAGATCATCGAGAAAGGGGATACCTTGGGCTTCTTTCAGAATCCCAGGAATCCGAGAACAAGGGCCTTCCTCGACAAAATACTGTAAGCCCCTCACCTTGATCCTCTCCCCAAGGGGGAGAGGTTGGTAAGGGGACATGGGGAGAATTGAGCAGACGGCGGTGACGCGGCCGTGCAGCAGGCAAGGGTGGAGATGTCCTTGAACCGACTTTCCGAAAATTTGTGGACTCCCTTCTTGGACGAGGGAGCGACCCTGAAGGGGACGAATTTGCGCTGTCTGAGGCCGTTAGGCCGAGTTCGCAAATTCGAGTGAGCGAGTCCAAGAAGGATCGACATTTTCGGCAGGAGGGAAAGGACATCTCGGGAATTGAGTGATGTCCCCGAATTAAGGTGGCTTTATGAAAGGTATTGAGATACACGGCGCGAGAGAGCATAACCTCAAGAACATCGACGTATTCATTCCCAGGAACAAACTCACGGTCATCACAGGAGTGAGCGGCTCCGGCAAGTCATCGCTTGCATTCGACACGGTGTACGCGGAGGGGCAGCGGAGGTACGTTGAGTCGCTTTCGGCCTATGCAAGACAGTTCCTGAGCCAGATGGAAAAGCCCGACGTGGACGGGATCACAGGGCTTTCGCCGTCGATATCCATAGAGCAGAGGAAGGCAGGGCATAATCCGCGCTCCACCGTTGCAACAATCACCGAAATCTACGACTACCTGAGATTGATCTTCTCGAGAATCGGGACGCAGTATTGCCCCCAGTGCAAGATTCCGATTTCGAGACAAACGGTCCAGGAAATGGTTGACCGGGTTTACGAACTTTCGCCCGGAACAAAGCTTTCGATCTACGCGCCGCTTGTCAGAGGAAGGAAGGGCGAGTACAGAAAAGAAATTGAAGCACTGAGGCAGCAGGGCTTCCTGAGGGCAAGAATCGACGGCCATGTGCGGGAGCTTGAGGGCATCACGAGACTTGAGAAAACCAAGAAGCACACAATTGATGTGCTTATCGACAAAATTTCGGTTGATGAGAAATTCAAGAGACGCGCAAGCGATTCAATTGAGCTCGCGCTGAAAGCCGGCTCGGGACTTGTGAAGATTGAGACTTCCGAAGAAAAGGAGCTGCTTTTCAGCGAAAAGGCCTCTTGCACAAAGTGCGGGAAAGGATTCGACGAGCTTCTTCCCAGGATGTTTTCCTTCAATAGTCCCTACGGGGCATGCAAGAGTTGCGACGGCTTGGGGACGATGCTTGAGATCGAACCGGAACTCGTTATCCCCGACAAGAGTCTCTCAATCCTCGAAGCCGCGATAGCCCCCTGGGGAAAGCTTTCATCCGGCGGGTGGCATGCCCCCTGGGTCAAGGCGCTCTCGAAGAAATACGGGTTCAGGACATCAGACCCGTGGAAGAAGATCGGGGAGGATGCAAAGAACGCGCTTCTCTTCGGGACAGAAGATGAATTCAAGGTGGAGTACGTAAGCGAGAAATCGAAGTTTGAATACTCAGGGCCATTCGAGGGTGTGATTCCGAACTTGAAGAGGAGATACAAAGAGACAAAATCTGAGGCAATAAGAGAGTGGATTCACGGCTTCATGGCACAGAGAATCTGCGGCGCGTGCGGAGGCACAAGACTCAAGCCGGAGGCATTATCGGTCAAGATCGGCGATCTCACGATTGCGGATTGCGTGAAGCTTCAGGTCAAGGACGCCAAAAGAGTCTTCAGTGCTCTCAGGTTTGGTGAAAGGGATCGAATAATCGCTGAGCCAATCATGAAGGAAATTCGTCAAAGGCTTGATTTCCTTTCGAACGTGGGACTCGACTATCTGACACTTGATAGAGCTTCATCCACGCTGGCAGGCGGAGAAGCGCAGAGAATAAGACTTGCAACACAGATTGGCTCAAAACTAGTTGGAGTGCTCTACATCCTTGATGAACCATCGATAGGACTTCACAACAGGGACAACGAGAAACTGCTCAACACCTTGAAGACCTTGAGAGATCTCGGAAATACAGTCGTTGTCGTTGAACACGACAGGGATACGATTCTATCTTCGGACTGGATTGTTGACCTCGGTCCGGGAGCCGGGAAGGCCGGCGGTTACGTGGTGGCTTCGGGGACTCCTGCCGAGATCGCCCTCTCGGAATCTTCTCTCACCGGCCAATACATATCCGGGAGAAAAGAGGTCCCGCTTCCTCCAGGAAGAAAATTGCCTGACAAGAAGTGGCTGTCAGTCATAGGTGCGAGTGAGAATAATCTGAAAGAAATCGATGTTTCATTTCCGATCGGGCTTTTGACTTGCGTGACCGGAGTTTCAGGATCCGGGAAAAGCACGCTTGTAAACGATATATTGTACAGGGCGCTTGCACGCTATTTCCTCAACTCGACCGAGCTCTCCGGAAAACACAAGAAGATCGCCGGCCTCGAGCATCTCGACAAAGTTGCAGGAATTGACCAGTCGCCAATCGGAAGGACTCCAAGATCGAATCCTGCGACATACACCGGACTCTTCGCGCCGATCAGAGATCTGTTTTCGCAGTTTCCAGAGTCGCGCGTGAGAGGATATAGGCCCGGAAGATTCAGCTTCAACGTGAAGGGCGGGAGATGCGAAGCCTGTGAAGGTGACGGCGTTGTGAAAATCGAGATGCACTTCCTCCCTGATGTCTATGTGAAGTGCGAAGTATGCGGAGGAAAGAGATACAACAGGGAGACGCTCGAAATCAAGTACAAGGGAAAAAACATCTCCGAAGTTCTGGACATGACAGTCGATGAAGCTCTCGAATTTTTCCGCAACATACCTGGAATAAGGAGAAAGCTCGAGACATTGAAGGATGTGGGGTTGGGCTACATACATCTTGGCCAGAGTGCAACGACTCTGTCGGGCGGCGAGGCACAGAGAGTCAAACTTGCAACAGAGCTCTCAAAGATTGCGACCGGGAAGACGCTGTACTTGCTTGATGAACCGACGACAGGGCTTCATTTCGAAGACGTGAAGATGCTTCTTCAAGTTCTGAGGAGACTGACCGAAAAAGGAAATACTGTAGTCGTGATTGAACACAACCTTGATGTCATAAAGGTTGCGGATTACATCATTGACCTCGGTCCCGAAGGAGGAGACGAGGGAGGTCTGGTTGTGGCAAAAGGGACTCCTGAAGAAATCCTGAACAGGCCGGCGTCGTACACTGGGAAGGCGCTCAGGAAAGTGATGAATCCCGCGGCGGAATTGAGTCGAGTGTCCTAGTGTGGGACCTCGGTCCCGGTAGTCCGGTAAGATGGGCGCGATCAAGATTCGAGTAGCATTCGGCTAAGACTCAATAGGAGGAAACATAGCGTGGACGATGAACTGCGCAGAAAATGTGTTGTGTTCGTCAACGATTTGCTTCATCAAGATGACGGTCATACACATGAGGAGCTCGTGGAACGGCTGACTGAAGAATTCGACGTCACCTTGGACGAAGCGGATGACATTATTGACGACTGCACAAGCGCCATCGACGACCTCGACCTGGAAGACGACGTCGACTGGTAGTAGAAGGTAGAGAAATCCACGGTGAGGACCGGGCAGAGTCACCGCCCCCTCATTCTGAAAAGTAGGTGGCTTCCCACATTTCGAAATAACGTGGCTGAATAGAAAAGATTGACTGTTTTCCATATCATGTGTATACTGAAT from Candidatus Eisenbacteria bacterium carries:
- a CDS encoding ABC transporter ATP-binding protein — translated: MLIELNDIVKTYKVGAEEVHALRGISISFEKNEYLAIMGPSGSGKSTLMNLIGCLDTPTSGTYKLAGSEVSKYGDDDLARIRNREIGFVFQTFNLLPRATALHNVELPLIYSGVPTQERRERARKSLEIVGLGGRTHHRPNELSGGERQRVAIARAIVNKPSIILADEPTGNLDSKIGSEIMDVFREICNAGNTIVLVTHEEYIAKHAGRIVRLMDGQIESDERN
- a CDS encoding efflux RND transporter periplasmic adaptor subunit → MKKKILIIAAAVIVILVFVVANLKRSSGKTIDVQTTTVKRGEITQLVRASGSVEPRTIVKLSASVPGQVTKIHVKEGDSVTKGQLLLKLDDTQYRSQLNSGEAELQSAEASLRLSAANLERSRQALERKKALSERSLVSPEELEAIQTQFNVDKAQKDVAEERVSQAKANLRAARDYLDKTVFTSPIDGVISQLNIEEGEIAITGTMNNPGTVMLTVADLSVMEVKADVDETDVVHVTNGQPVKITVDAIRDTTFKGTVTEVASTAKVSGFGTEREEVNFEVTVEVTDKVPQLRPGMTADVEITTGVAKNVLSVPIQAVVVKTKKDIESEKAALEKVKSKKKAKNPKKSDETDKDKEKDKEINGVFVVEKGIAKFHEVKTLLSGDTNIEVAGSIKEGDKIISGPFKTLRNLKEGAKVKEAGEGKKKEKKS
- a CDS encoding transporter substrate-binding domain-containing protein, with amino-acid sequence MKRKVISAFVLLIALLQAAGCGREKFSGKPAASTLDAILRARKIKVGTNPGYKPFEMIDKDGKVVGFDIDVAKFIADKLGVELEVVVTDWDPAISNLNAGKFDVIISGMTRTLERALACNFTDPYFKTGQALIVNKKKYPPGTIKSHKFFNRRGVVISTKLGTTGEIAARKEFPLAEIKTFEDESEAALEVDTGRAEIMVYDQPFCAFHAGEVPEKVYAVLEPFTSEYLAFALRKGDPDFLSWLNLAIFEIHSSGVYDSLFNKWFVEMPWIERVK
- a CDS encoding TolC family protein — protein: MTRFCSAFLVSLFLLCGTTFPIFGADAKPVPLGKLSVEDCVKIALERSPTVAVAKAQTLQSRGALNAAMSGVLPRVSASVGYTTTTNAIERYSFSSGRFTKTSSIYGAGSQARLSLLDRATWTRVGAAREEARASRESQASSEADVAFQVRSKYYDLVRARKLLEVAREALRLSLDQLRRSESLYSLGSVTKGDVLKAKVSVAESELGVIGAENRAQLEIVRLAALMGLLPDQSFEVDETLEESPVSIDSSAVFSAAMKERPDLKEARHRLKASNLNLGTAGAGRLPSLSLTAGYSSYVSGMPHGFNQFVFGNTKDATTGVDLKNYSWDVGLEVSIPIFDGLLTRGNTQQARAQHVAAKESLRQLELNAQLEVKEAILALKEAREKLVSSKEGLLSAEESYKLSKEKYDVGSGTMLELIDSEVGLARARSSYVDALSSVKVAQAMIVRASGRKY
- a CDS encoding ABC transporter permease — translated: MPLYLDETVEATKMAISALRANKMRSFLTILGVIIGVTTVMGMVSLIEGLNKGMMRQLASLGSDTIHIRKFKPGVFVGEFPDSLRHRKAFTEEDVKAVMSFCPSVKEVAPLNFTEAKLKYGSNETRTMFIIGSAPALSVTNELSVSQGRFFTETEVDHRAQVCVLGQDILSTLFPHANAVGKLIRIGNAPYTVVGELETMGKFLGQTRDDMVVVPYTTLFKKYGKDIDLYMNAKPTSPDKLDAAIDEITELLRRRRGIPSNKSEDFGIFTNETLMDLYHKITGAFYLVMIVISSIGLLVGGIGVMNIMLVSVRERTREIGLRKAIGARKKDILWQFLVEAGTLTGTGGILGIIIGLSIGKLIDLATPLPSAVPLWAIILGFSFSVGVGMFFGIYPAVKAASLDPVEALRYE
- a CDS encoding YIP1 family protein; amino-acid sequence: MNEIESEVQKEPSFPSRVLRVFYSPRKVFESLDRRPEWIWAALLGLVISLALTFILLPRVFLPEHLAALRDNPDITPERLSAVEERFQGMLPTIMGLASALFGFLVGLFGKSLVIFVAALAFLSARAPFTKVLSVMAYSGFIGLLSYALKTPLMVAKGTRNIETSLAVFVSPDEGSKVVRGLLGSFDVFAIWELAIVSIGIGVIFKVTGKKAAMMVVPIWIVWRVLVSFLGSFAGRT
- a CDS encoding ABC transporter permease gives rise to the protein MRLTESISLAFGSLRANKLRSFLTILGNIIGVMSVIAVVSIINGMNKYVSEKIAAQGSNVLYIDKFGMITSDEEWQEAVKRKDILLEDEKALASFMKSAVAVTGQVYARKTTKSRNQSASRIEIKGMTEGYFETETYDLEDGRHLDESDVNHKRPFAVLGYGVAEKLFPGIDPLGKEIRVGRNYLKVIGTIEKKGSLLGMSQDNFVIIPITTFQKFFGERQSVTILVKTKSAELMKKAEDEARFLLRMRRKIPFTKPDDFAILTADTFMNLYKNFTSTAFIVMVGVASLSLIVGGIVIMNIMLVTVTERTREIGIRKAVGARARDVLQQFLVEAVALSTVGGIIGILLGIVIAKTVSSLTPLPSSVRLWSVLAGLLVSSSVGIFFGIYPARRAAQQDTIVALRYE